From the Mustelus asterias chromosome 14, sMusAst1.hap1.1, whole genome shotgun sequence genome, one window contains:
- the LOC144503462 gene encoding gap junction gamma-1 protein-like encodes MSWSFLTRLLEEIHNHSTFVGKIWLTVLIIFRIVLTALGGDAIYHDEQSKFTCNTQQPGCENVCYNSFAPLSHVRFWVFQIIMVSVPSIMYLGYAVHRIARMEGSNSKPKKRMPIVHRGAARDYEEAEGDDEEDPMVCEEIEHEPEPEADKKAADKKQQHDGRRRIKEDGLMKMYVFQLLLRTVFEIAFLVGQYFLYGFEVLPGFVCSTSPCPYTVDCFVSRPTEKTIFLLVMYVVSGLCLLLNFAELFHLGLGGIRDGLRGRRQASRVSRPSKCSPYGPPGYHSVLRKDKTKLGNGSVPYRDNLGGLGPGSFEMSEAVHRHLKLAQEQLNMAYRASGEIPHQPRSDSPESNGTAVEQNRLNFAQEKEGACSGKAGLRA; translated from the exons ATGAGCTGGTCCTTCCTGACGCGGctgttggaggaaatccacaACCACTCCACGTTCGTGGGTAAAATCTGGCTGACTGTCCTGATCATCTTCCGCATCGTCCTGACGGCACTGGGCGGTGATGCCATCTACCACGATGAGCAGAGCAAGTTCACCTGCAACACGCAGCAACCCGGTTGCGAGAATGTCTGCTACAATTCCTTCGCGCCCTTGTCCCATGTCCGCTTCTGGGTCTTCCAGATCATCATGGTGTCCGTGCCGTCCATCATGTATCTGGGCTACGCGGTGCACCGGATCGCTCGGATGGAGGGCAGCAACTCAAAGCCCAAGAAGAGGATGCCCATCGTGCACCGGGGAGCTGCTCGGGATTACGAGGAGGCGGAGGGCGATGACGAAGAGGACCCCATGGTCTGCGAGGAGATTGAGCACGAACCGGAGCCTGAGGCCGACAAGAAAGCGGCCGACAAGAAGCAGCAGCACGACGGCCGGAGGCGAATCAAGGAAGACGGCCTCATGAAGATGTACGTCTTCCAACTCCTGCTGAGAACAGTCTTTGAGATCGCTTTCCTGGTGGGTCAGTATTTTCTGTATGGGTTTGAAGTTCTCCCCGGCTTTGTCTGCAGTACCAGCCCTTGTCCGTACACCGTCGACTGCTTCGTGTCCCGtcccactgagaaaaccatcttcTTGTTGGTCATGTACGTGGTCAGTGGTCTTTGCTTGTTGCTCAACTTTGCCGAGCTCTTCCACCTTGGCCTTGGTGGCATCCGGGATGGTTTGAGGGGCAGACGTCAGGCTTCCCGCGTCTCCCGTCCCTCCAAGTGCTCCCCTTACGGCCCACCCGGCTACCACTCGGTGCTCCGCAAGGACAAGACTAAACTGGGCAACGGGAGCGTGCCGTATCGCGACAACCTCGGCGGCTTGGGGCCGGGCAGCTTCGAGATGTCCGAGGCGGTCCACAGGCACCTGAAGCTAGCCCAGGAGCAGCTGAACATGGCTTACCGCGCGTCGGGGGAGATCCCCCACCAACCCAGAAGCGACAGTCCCGAGTCGAACGGCACGGCGGTGGAACAGAACCGACTGAACTTTGCCCAGGAGAAGgaaggtgcctgttcgggaaaaGCAG GATTGCGGGCGTGA